One genomic segment of Kiritimatiella glycovorans includes these proteins:
- the pgsA gene encoding CDP-diacylglycerol--glycerol-3-phosphate 3-phosphatidyltransferase: MNLPNRLTVARFVMTAFMVAGLSLDFPLARTAALILFIAASLTDWLDGAIARKTGSITDFGKLMDPLADKVLVAGAFVALIPHGMVEAWLVIVVLAREFLITGLRLLAAGRGVLLSAAWSGKLKTTFQMIAASLFMLVLAVPEWTPTHAPAPKLLLLPALVAWYGAVLAAVASGAEVVWKNRALYADTG, encoded by the coding sequence ATGAACCTCCCCAACCGGCTCACGGTCGCCCGCTTCGTGATGACCGCCTTCATGGTGGCGGGGCTGAGCCTCGATTTCCCCCTGGCGCGCACTGCCGCGCTGATCCTCTTTATCGCCGCTTCGCTCACCGACTGGCTCGACGGGGCCATCGCCCGGAAGACCGGGTCGATTACGGACTTCGGCAAACTCATGGATCCGCTCGCCGATAAGGTGCTGGTCGCCGGCGCCTTTGTGGCCCTCATCCCGCACGGTATGGTGGAGGCGTGGCTGGTGATCGTCGTGCTGGCGCGCGAATTCCTGATCACCGGCCTGAGACTGCTCGCCGCGGGGCGCGGCGTACTGCTCTCCGCCGCCTGGTCCGGAAAGCTCAAAACCACCTTTCAGATGATCGCCGCCTCGCTCTTCATGCTCGTGCTGGCCGTTCCGGAGTGGACCCCGACGCACGCCCCGGCGCCGAAGCTCCTGCTCCTGCCGGCCCTGGTCGCATGGTACGGCGCGGTCCTCGCCGCCGTGGCCTCGGGCGCCGAAGTCGTATGGAAAAACCGCGCGCTGTACGCGGATACGGGCTGA
- a CDS encoding CYTH domain-containing protein, whose protein sequence is MEQYERRFLVERLPDLAGTAGERVVQGYFYFDRGVGRVRLAGGDRAYLALKCPGEAGTHHEFEYPLPPDDAREMLERLCETPWIDKTRYRLPHAGRIIELDCFHGAYEGLMIAELETRPGEEAVGSLPAWVGEEITGQHRWSNAGLVRAGQRA, encoded by the coding sequence ATGGAGCAATACGAACGCAGATTTCTTGTGGAGCGGCTGCCCGACCTCGCGGGGACGGCGGGCGAGCGCGTGGTGCAGGGATATTTCTATTTCGACCGCGGCGTCGGGCGGGTACGGCTGGCGGGCGGCGACCGGGCGTACCTGGCGCTGAAGTGTCCGGGAGAGGCGGGCACGCATCATGAATTCGAATACCCGCTGCCGCCGGACGACGCGCGGGAGATGCTGGAACGGCTCTGCGAGACGCCGTGGATCGATAAGACGCGCTACCGCCTGCCTCACGCGGGCAGGATCATCGAATTGGACTGCTTTCACGGCGCTTACGAGGGACTCATGATCGCGGAACTGGAGACGAGGCCCGGCGAGGAGGCCGTCGGGTCCCTTCCGGCGTGGGTCGGCGAGGAGATCACCGGCCAGCACCGCTGGTCGAACGCCGGCCTCGTACGTGCGGGGCAGCGCGCATGA
- the tilS gene encoding tRNA lysidine(34) synthetase TilS → MKVFDQVRASLKQSGFAGRGATIALAVSGGADSVFLLHALHFLAAPLDLRLCTLHLHHGIRPRGAEQDLRLVRALSWRLGIPCFSARRDVPALAESENLSIEMAARRARRDFFTDAGRRLEIDAVALGHTADDRVESVLLKLSRGTGLRGLAGMRPVHREDALTLLRPLLDVRREELVAVLHAHRIPWREDTTNRDRKIPRNMVRHRILPEIEQRLHPAFRENVLRSLDILREEEAWLSDMALGLMKSVTAPRRGQLLAERLRAYPVAARRRMLQAWLHECEVEVDALSFETLERIDALCAHDRGTRSVPLRGTLRVVNQYGKLRVARRGERRRAGFRTEIQVEGETWLPGPGLHVAARFGRGIQRDRARRIGEFPARASISRKAVGGHPLTVRSFREGDRMRPLGSGGTRKLQDIFTDARVPREERTQIPLVECRGEIVWIPGFRIAENWKLHDPRQKAVWLSIDRKGPEEDG, encoded by the coding sequence ATGAAGGTCTTCGATCAGGTGCGCGCCTCCCTGAAGCAGAGCGGTTTTGCGGGGCGCGGGGCCACGATCGCGCTGGCCGTATCGGGCGGAGCGGACTCGGTCTTCCTTCTCCACGCCCTCCATTTTCTGGCCGCGCCGCTCGACCTGCGCCTCTGCACGCTGCACCTCCATCACGGTATCCGGCCGCGCGGGGCGGAACAGGATCTCCGCCTGGTCCGGGCGCTCTCCTGGCGGCTCGGCATCCCCTGCTTCAGCGCGCGGCGCGACGTCCCCGCCCTTGCGGAATCCGAAAACCTTTCCATCGAGATGGCCGCACGGCGGGCGCGGCGGGATTTCTTCACCGACGCCGGCCGGCGGCTGGAGATCGACGCCGTCGCACTCGGGCATACCGCCGACGACCGGGTGGAATCGGTGCTGCTGAAACTGAGCCGCGGGACCGGACTGCGCGGGCTGGCGGGCATGCGGCCCGTACACCGCGAGGATGCGCTTACGCTGCTCCGCCCGCTGCTCGACGTCCGGCGCGAGGAACTGGTCGCCGTCCTGCACGCACACCGCATCCCGTGGCGCGAGGATACCACCAACCGCGATCGGAAGATTCCGCGCAACATGGTTCGCCACCGCATCCTGCCCGAGATCGAGCAACGGCTCCATCCGGCCTTCCGGGAAAACGTCCTGCGCAGTCTCGACATCCTCCGCGAAGAAGAGGCCTGGCTCTCCGACATGGCGCTCGGGCTCATGAAATCCGTCACCGCACCGCGCCGCGGACAGCTCCTGGCCGAACGCCTGCGCGCCTACCCGGTCGCCGCCCGCCGCCGCATGCTGCAGGCCTGGCTGCACGAATGTGAAGTCGAAGTGGACGCACTGTCCTTCGAGACCCTCGAGCGCATCGATGCGCTCTGCGCCCACGACCGCGGCACGCGCTCCGTCCCGCTCAGAGGGACGCTGCGGGTCGTCAACCAGTACGGCAAACTGCGCGTCGCGCGTCGCGGGGAGCGCCGCAGGGCCGGGTTCCGGACGGAGATCCAGGTGGAGGGGGAGACCTGGCTGCCCGGTCCCGGGCTGCATGTGGCGGCGCGTTTCGGGCGCGGCATTCAGCGCGACCGCGCCCGACGCATCGGCGAATTCCCCGCGCGGGCCTCGATCAGCCGCAAGGCGGTGGGCGGGCACCCTCTGACCGTCCGCTCCTTCCGTGAAGGCGACCGCATGCGCCCGCTCGGCTCGGGCGGCACGCGCAAGCTCCAGGACATCTTCACCGACGCCAGGGTCCCGCGCGAGGAGCGGACGCAGATCCCGCTCGTCGAATGCCGCGGCGAAATCGTATGGATCCCGGGCTTTCGCATCGCCGAAAACTGGAAACTACACGACCCGCGCCAGAAAGCCGTGTGGCTCTCCATCGACCGCAAAGGGCCGGAAGAGGACGGCTGA
- the ftsH gene encoding ATP-dependent zinc metalloprotease FtsH, translating to MNNNPDKKTPAPEGGGGGGNKKKAGPRSPFKGFAVWFLLLAMFLMLFQVFSKGFEEAERLSYYPDFVRMVEDGEIARCVIVQEVSGQEYIRGELTRTDPDTGKPERFRVDVIVAENVPDPAWLRENGVEFRYEQQNPLIFQILTGVLPFILVLGLLYFLFARQVKMAGKGAMSFGKSKAKMLGRERVSITFDNVAGVDEAKEELKEVIDFLRAPKKFQKLGGKIPKGVLLSGPPGTGKTLLAKAVAGEAEVPFFSISGSDFVEMFVGVGASRVRDMFEQGKGNAPCIIFIDEIDAVGRSRFSGIGGGHDEREQTLNALLAEMDGFDTQEGVIIIAATNRPDVLDPALLRPGRFDRQVVVDLPKLEGRTKVLAIHTQKINLSPDVDLRLVARGTPGFSGADLANLVNEAALLAARRDAEAVEMQDMEEARDKVCWGRERRSHVFDEEEKRLTAYHEAGHAIVLYRTDQTEPLHKVTILPRGRALGATMQLPEKDRYTESRKRLLGMLTGLMGGRAAEEIVFGEVTTGGQNDIARATQLARAMVCEFGMSSTLGPRNFGANEEVLFLGREINRSQNYSEKTAREIDAEISRILNEAQQRAIDILTAEREKLSTLAETLIERETLDGQTVETLIEKGELPAEEPSDEETQPVEEPGEPSTSEDPDKPGDGHPG from the coding sequence ATGAACAATAATCCCGACAAAAAGACCCCGGCTCCGGAAGGCGGAGGCGGCGGAGGAAACAAGAAGAAGGCGGGGCCCCGCAGCCCGTTCAAGGGTTTTGCGGTCTGGTTCCTGCTGCTCGCGATGTTCCTGATGCTCTTCCAGGTCTTTTCGAAGGGGTTTGAAGAAGCCGAGCGGCTCTCGTATTACCCGGACTTCGTCAGGATGGTGGAAGACGGGGAGATTGCCCGCTGCGTCATCGTACAGGAGGTCTCCGGGCAGGAATACATCCGCGGCGAACTGACGCGTACCGACCCGGACACGGGCAAGCCGGAGCGCTTCCGCGTCGATGTGATCGTCGCCGAAAACGTGCCCGACCCCGCATGGCTGCGCGAGAACGGGGTGGAATTCCGCTACGAGCAGCAGAACCCGCTGATCTTCCAGATCCTGACCGGCGTCCTGCCGTTTATCCTCGTCCTCGGCCTGCTCTACTTCCTCTTCGCCCGCCAGGTCAAGATGGCCGGCAAAGGCGCCATGAGCTTCGGGAAGAGCAAGGCCAAGATGCTGGGGCGCGAGCGGGTCAGCATCACCTTCGATAATGTCGCCGGCGTGGACGAGGCCAAGGAGGAACTCAAGGAGGTCATCGACTTCCTCCGTGCGCCGAAGAAATTCCAGAAGCTCGGCGGCAAGATTCCCAAGGGCGTGCTGCTCTCCGGACCGCCCGGTACGGGCAAGACCCTGCTCGCGAAGGCCGTCGCCGGCGAGGCCGAGGTGCCTTTCTTCTCGATCAGCGGCTCCGACTTCGTCGAGATGTTCGTCGGCGTGGGGGCCTCGCGGGTCCGCGACATGTTCGAGCAGGGCAAGGGCAACGCCCCGTGTATCATCTTCATCGACGAGATCGATGCGGTCGGGCGCAGCCGGTTCTCCGGGATCGGCGGCGGGCACGACGAGCGCGAACAGACGCTGAACGCGCTGCTGGCCGAGATGGACGGCTTCGACACCCAGGAGGGCGTGATCATCATCGCCGCCACCAACCGGCCGGACGTGCTCGACCCCGCCCTGCTCCGTCCGGGCCGCTTCGACCGGCAGGTGGTGGTCGATCTGCCCAAGCTCGAGGGGCGCACCAAGGTGCTCGCCATTCATACGCAGAAAATCAATCTCTCCCCGGACGTCGATCTGCGGCTCGTCGCGCGCGGAACCCCGGGGTTCTCCGGCGCAGACCTCGCCAACCTGGTGAACGAGGCCGCCCTGCTGGCGGCCCGCCGGGACGCGGAGGCGGTCGAGATGCAGGACATGGAGGAGGCCCGCGACAAGGTATGCTGGGGGCGCGAGCGGCGCAGTCACGTGTTCGACGAAGAGGAGAAGCGGCTGACCGCCTACCATGAAGCCGGCCATGCGATCGTGCTCTACCGCACCGACCAGACGGAGCCGCTGCACAAGGTCACCATCCTGCCGCGCGGGCGCGCGCTGGGCGCGACGATGCAGCTCCCGGAGAAAGACCGCTACACGGAGAGCCGCAAGCGCCTGCTGGGTATGCTCACCGGCCTGATGGGCGGACGGGCGGCGGAGGAAATCGTGTTCGGCGAAGTGACCACCGGCGGGCAGAACGACATCGCGCGCGCGACGCAGCTCGCCCGGGCGATGGTCTGTGAATTCGGCATGAGTTCGACGCTCGGCCCCCGCAATTTCGGCGCCAACGAGGAGGTGCTCTTCCTCGGGCGCGAGATCAACCGCAGCCAGAACTACAGCGAAAAGACCGCCCGGGAGATCGACGCCGAGATCTCGCGCATCCTGAACGAGGCACAGCAGCGCGCGATCGATATCCTCACCGCGGAGCGCGAGAAACTCTCCACGCTCGCGGAGACGCTGATCGAGCGTGAGACGCTGGACGGCCAGACGGTCGAGACGCTGATCGAAAAGGGCGAGCTGCCGGCGGAGGAGCCTTCGGACGAAGAGACGCAGCCCGTCGAGGAGCCCGGGGAGCCCTCGACGTCCGAGGACCCGGACAAGCCCGGGGACGGGCATCCCGGGTAA
- the folP gene encoding dihydropteroate synthase, which produces MTPPAEWICRGRRVRTDGPPLVMGVLNVTPDSFSDGGRYLDPDAAVEHALRMAADGAEIIDCGAESTRPGAREVPADEQIRRALPVLRSLARATDALISIDTRSAVVAREALGAGAHIVNDVSALRHDPAMAATAAEFEAGVVLMHMRGTPETMQRETGYTDVAGEVCAHLERRVHAAREAGIAETRIAVDPGIGFGKTAEQNVTLLRALPRLVESGRPVLVGASRKSFIGRLLDRPAGERMAGGLAVALHAAARGARIIRTHDVRETCDALRIWATLAREGKE; this is translated from the coding sequence ATGACCCCCCCCGCTGAATGGATCTGCCGCGGTCGCCGGGTGCGGACGGACGGTCCGCCGCTGGTGATGGGCGTGCTCAATGTCACGCCCGACTCCTTTTCCGACGGCGGACGCTATCTCGACCCGGACGCGGCGGTGGAGCATGCGCTGCGAATGGCGGCGGACGGCGCGGAGATCATCGACTGCGGCGCCGAATCGACGCGGCCGGGCGCGCGGGAGGTCCCGGCCGATGAGCAGATCCGCCGCGCCCTGCCGGTACTCCGTTCCCTGGCGCGCGCGACGGACGCCCTGATCTCCATCGACACGCGGTCCGCGGTGGTCGCCCGAGAGGCACTCGGCGCGGGCGCGCACATCGTCAACGACGTCTCCGCGCTGCGGCACGATCCCGCCATGGCCGCAACGGCGGCGGAGTTCGAGGCCGGGGTCGTGCTGATGCACATGCGCGGCACGCCGGAGACGATGCAGCGCGAAACCGGCTACACGGACGTGGCGGGGGAGGTGTGTGCGCATCTCGAGCGGCGCGTTCACGCTGCGCGCGAAGCCGGCATTGCCGAGACGCGAATCGCCGTCGACCCCGGAATCGGATTCGGAAAGACCGCGGAACAGAACGTCACGCTGCTGCGCGCCCTGCCCCGGCTGGTCGAGTCCGGGCGGCCGGTGCTCGTCGGCGCGTCGCGCAAGAGCTTCATCGGCCGCCTGCTCGACCGCCCCGCCGGCGAGCGCATGGCGGGCGGTCTCGCGGTCGCGCTGCATGCCGCGGCCCGCGGCGCCCGCATTATCCGCACGCACGACGTCAGGGAAACTTGCGATGCGCTCCGCATATGGGCTACACTGGCCCGCGAGGGCAAGGAGTAA
- the cdaA gene encoding diadenylate cyclase CdaA, with translation MLENLQWPEWVGIVEILILAAAIYYILFFFRGTRGAAVLSGLVIFFVATIFLTRLFDLDVLNWLVQRMLVYLAVALVVIFQPEIRRALAQLGRRSAFMNTGSNREVVDTVIQAAAMLSDRKIGALMAIEREIGTRAIQETGIRMDAHLTPELLASIFFPQTPLHDGGVVIAERRLAAAACLFPLSQREEISRKLGTRHRAAIGLTEETDTVVLVVSEETGVISVAYNGRLRRGLEEPQLRRVLNSLLRQRRRAGFRASAASDLAFDEDEEETGFSTE, from the coding sequence GTGCTGGAGAATCTGCAGTGGCCGGAGTGGGTCGGGATCGTGGAAATCCTGATCCTCGCCGCAGCCATTTATTATATACTCTTTTTTTTCCGGGGTACGCGCGGAGCGGCGGTGCTCTCCGGTCTCGTCATCTTCTTCGTCGCCACGATCTTCCTGACGCGCCTGTTCGATCTCGACGTGCTCAACTGGCTGGTGCAGCGCATGCTGGTCTATCTGGCCGTGGCCCTGGTGGTCATCTTTCAGCCCGAGATCCGCCGCGCGCTGGCGCAGCTCGGCCGCCGGTCCGCCTTTATGAACACGGGCTCGAACCGCGAGGTCGTGGACACCGTGATCCAGGCGGCGGCCATGCTCTCGGACCGCAAGATCGGCGCCCTGATGGCGATTGAGCGCGAGATCGGGACGCGGGCGATCCAGGAGACCGGCATCCGCATGGATGCGCATCTGACCCCTGAGCTGCTGGCCTCGATCTTTTTCCCGCAGACCCCGCTGCACGACGGCGGAGTGGTGATCGCCGAACGGCGGCTGGCGGCCGCGGCCTGCCTGTTCCCGCTCTCCCAGCGCGAGGAGATCAGCCGCAAGCTGGGCACGCGCCATCGGGCGGCGATCGGACTGACGGAGGAGACCGACACCGTGGTGCTCGTGGTCTCCGAGGAGACGGGCGTGATCTCCGTGGCGTACAACGGCCGGCTGCGCAGGGGACTGGAGGAACCGCAGCTTCGCAGGGTGCTGAACTCGCTGCTGCGCCAGCGGCGCAGGGCCGGATTCCGCGCGAGCGCCGCGTCGGATCTCGCGTTTGATGAGGATGAGGAGGAAACGGGATTCAGCACGGAGTGA
- a CDS encoding YbbR-like domain-containing protein, producing the protein MKERLKKLRRLRIPHFGLKLVSLLLAFLAWQGVREATSYETRVSDVPIRIEVPPGWSVLRRSSETADIRFRGSRSDIRELSGGFVEVRFRLQKVPEDLSAELEITPDQIVTTSDARPVQVRPGRVSVEFDHEITRQLPIKPRLKGDLPEGLSVEQTVCRPASATVRGPRSRLDQVEYLRTEPIELGGHVSSFATDVPVVLPGRLWDAELEPARARVQITIANRIMTRTFERIPIYILHGGDGRFTFSVHPSTARLSVRGSGGRIESLNSERMRLYVDCSGIDEAATYELPIETDLPAGIEKVETVPDAVRVICETGKTKP; encoded by the coding sequence ATGAAAGAACGCCTTAAAAAATTGCGCCGTCTGAGGATCCCCCACTTCGGACTGAAGCTGGTCTCGCTGCTGCTGGCGTTTTTGGCATGGCAGGGCGTCCGGGAGGCCACCAGTTACGAGACGAGGGTGTCGGACGTTCCGATCCGGATCGAGGTCCCGCCGGGGTGGTCGGTGCTGCGCCGCTCCTCGGAAACGGCGGACATCCGGTTCCGCGGTTCGCGTTCCGACATTCGCGAGCTGTCGGGGGGATTCGTGGAGGTGCGCTTCAGGCTGCAGAAAGTCCCCGAAGACCTGAGCGCCGAACTCGAAATTACACCGGACCAGATCGTCACCACCTCCGACGCCCGCCCCGTACAGGTCAGACCCGGACGGGTCAGCGTCGAGTTCGATCACGAGATCACGCGCCAGCTCCCGATCAAGCCCCGGCTGAAGGGCGACCTGCCCGAGGGACTCTCGGTCGAACAGACCGTCTGCCGACCCGCCTCGGCCACGGTGCGCGGCCCCCGCTCGCGGCTCGACCAGGTCGAATACCTCCGCACTGAACCGATTGAACTGGGAGGGCACGTCAGCTCCTTCGCGACCGATGTGCCGGTCGTCCTGCCGGGACGACTGTGGGATGCCGAACTGGAACCCGCCCGGGCGCGCGTCCAGATCACCATTGCCAACCGGATCATGACCCGCACGTTCGAACGGATTCCGATCTATATTCTGCACGGCGGCGACGGCCGCTTCACGTTCAGCGTACACCCCTCCACGGCACGTCTGTCGGTGCGCGGGTCCGGGGGGCGTATCGAGAGCCTCAACTCCGAACGCATGCGACTCTACGTCGACTGTTCCGGCATCGACGAAGCGGCCACCTATGAATTACCCATTGAAACCGACCTTCCCGCGGGGATAGAAAAGGTCGAAACCGTGCCGGATGCCGTCCGGGTCATCTGCGAAACCGGGAAGACAAAACCATGA
- a CDS encoding tetratricopeptide repeat protein, with protein sequence MNLYSRIFAALLLAAVFTVYARDAETEVLNEVDAPLGSEEEPAEPDLQVEPRAGLLEDRETPESSAEESLPAGPMIEPGEEETDADTDTDAAPAPEGEEEFEPVLSPFQIKLRVGHRYRSGGENEKAVEAYRAALELQPDSFSARFGLATVYAETGEYEKAERMFRELLAERPHDYRLMNNLGWIYATAEDPEVRDGDRAVRYGLKALMEAPDDFHVWSTLAEARLMKGEYTKAVASARQAFTLARMQTKDEEQIKYYYSQLQKCRHALNAKEFLEQPGDANPEPEIDAEPETAPQTVLP encoded by the coding sequence ATGAATCTCTACAGCCGAATTTTTGCCGCGCTGCTGCTCGCCGCCGTGTTTACGGTGTACGCCCGGGACGCTGAAACAGAAGTACTGAACGAGGTGGATGCGCCCCTCGGGTCGGAAGAAGAGCCGGCTGAGCCCGATCTGCAAGTGGAACCGCGCGCCGGACTGCTTGAAGACCGGGAGACGCCGGAAAGTTCAGCCGAAGAGTCCCTGCCCGCCGGCCCGATGATCGAACCCGGGGAGGAGGAAACCGACGCTGACACGGACACGGACGCCGCACCCGCCCCGGAAGGGGAAGAGGAATTCGAGCCCGTACTGAGTCCGTTCCAGATCAAGCTCCGCGTAGGCCATCGGTATCGGTCGGGCGGGGAAAATGAGAAAGCCGTGGAGGCGTATCGCGCGGCGCTCGAACTCCAGCCCGACAGTTTCAGCGCGCGGTTCGGACTTGCCACCGTATACGCCGAAACGGGGGAATACGAGAAAGCGGAGCGCATGTTCCGCGAACTGCTCGCCGAGCGGCCGCACGACTACCGCCTGATGAACAATCTCGGGTGGATCTACGCCACGGCCGAAGATCCTGAGGTCCGCGACGGGGATCGCGCCGTCCGTTACGGGCTGAAGGCACTGATGGAGGCGCCCGACGACTTCCACGTCTGGAGCACGCTCGCGGAGGCGCGCCTGATGAAGGGGGAATACACAAAGGCCGTGGCCAGCGCCCGCCAAGCCTTCACCCTCGCCCGGATGCAGACCAAAGACGAGGAACAGATCAAGTACTACTACAGTCAACTCCAGAAATGCCGCCACGCACTGAACGCCAAGGAATTCCTGGAACAGCCCGGGGATGCAAACCCGGAACCGGAAATCGACGCCGAGCCCGAAACGGCACCACAAACCGTATTGCCGTAA
- a CDS encoding glycosyltransferase codes for MNATQPASRADLHVHSRYSDRPSEWFLRRIGAPESFSEPRTVYDRCRAAGMDFVTLTDHNCIRGALEIADLPGTFLSSEITTYFPENECKIHMVVSGITERDFGEIRELRANIYELRDFLRHKNIVHTVAHPLFRVNDKLDVELFEKLILLFDRFETINGSRDPRACDLAAAILRALTPADMEAMADRHGITPVGLEPWNKVFTGGSDDHSGLYIAGAHTVTPHASNVFDFLQFLREGQHEPGGRGGSSIRLANSLYKIAYSYYRSRFMPDRGDDHSVVGSVLRRLSGEAPPPPVAGGGWKQVAAARVTRFFTRRRRRQLGEVERLIVDEFTRVLEDRSSADGLGGGRRHEDNVHFYAVCEISQQLAFRFMTKFADKIRQGNLIDSLQSLSSLGPVLLGLAPYFTAFSSQHKDEGFLRAVADRFSVTDPARAQGARRAWVTDTFADVNGVSHTIRTLADLACRQDESLTVVTCLADPPDAAFPVKNFKPVGAVDLPEYESQSVSFPPFLECLAWFEEQRFDEVIISTPGTLGLCALWAAGLLGIPVRGIYHTDFPQYVRNMTEDDALGEITWKYMRWFYGGMTAVYAPTHQYRRSLMEGGFEADRLKVLPRGVNLHDFNPERRDPDFWREWDTGDRFTFLYVGRVSREKNLDVMLEAFRMLCDEGADADLAVVGDGPFAGELRRRYHDSRIVFTGTLTGDRLSAAYASADAFVFPSRTDTFGNAVLEAHASGLPAIVSDCGGPQEIVGSHHSGIIVDTHTPDALAQSMRTLLRDRELYETLRSGALARARDSRWEQALSLLLERDAENPAKRPESRPQPSCAKFG; via the coding sequence ATGAACGCTACACAACCGGCCAGCCGCGCCGATCTCCACGTGCACAGCCGTTACTCCGATCGTCCGAGCGAGTGGTTTCTGCGACGAATCGGGGCTCCGGAGAGTTTTTCCGAGCCGCGGACGGTGTACGACCGCTGCCGTGCGGCGGGGATGGACTTTGTCACCCTCACCGACCATAACTGCATCCGCGGCGCGCTGGAGATCGCCGACCTCCCGGGCACCTTTCTTTCGAGCGAGATCACGACCTATTTCCCGGAAAACGAATGTAAGATTCACATGGTCGTATCGGGCATTACCGAGCGGGATTTCGGCGAGATCCGGGAACTGCGCGCCAACATCTACGAGCTTCGCGATTTCCTGCGGCACAAAAACATAGTGCATACGGTCGCCCACCCGCTCTTCCGGGTAAACGACAAGCTGGACGTAGAGCTGTTCGAGAAGCTGATCCTGCTGTTCGACCGTTTCGAGACGATCAACGGCTCGCGCGACCCCCGCGCCTGCGATCTGGCCGCGGCGATCCTGCGCGCTCTGACCCCCGCCGACATGGAAGCCATGGCGGACCGGCACGGCATCACGCCCGTCGGGCTGGAACCGTGGAACAAGGTCTTCACCGGCGGCAGCGACGACCACAGCGGGCTCTATATCGCCGGCGCGCACACGGTCACGCCGCATGCGTCCAACGTCTTCGATTTTCTTCAGTTTCTGCGTGAAGGGCAGCACGAACCCGGAGGGCGCGGCGGATCGAGCATCCGGCTGGCGAACAGCCTCTACAAGATCGCCTACTCGTACTACCGCTCGCGCTTCATGCCGGACCGCGGCGACGACCACTCGGTGGTCGGCAGCGTGCTGCGCCGGCTCTCCGGCGAGGCCCCTCCGCCGCCCGTCGCGGGCGGGGGCTGGAAGCAGGTCGCCGCCGCCCGGGTTACGCGCTTCTTCACCCGCCGCCGTCGCCGGCAGCTCGGGGAGGTCGAGCGGCTTATCGTGGACGAGTTCACCCGCGTACTCGAAGACCGGTCCTCGGCGGACGGGCTGGGCGGGGGGCGGCGCCACGAGGACAATGTTCACTTCTACGCCGTCTGCGAGATCAGCCAGCAGCTCGCCTTCCGGTTTATGACCAAGTTCGCGGACAAGATCCGGCAGGGCAACCTGATCGACAGCCTGCAGTCGCTCTCCTCGCTCGGGCCCGTGCTGCTCGGACTGGCCCCCTACTTCACCGCCTTCTCCTCGCAGCACAAGGACGAAGGCTTTCTGCGCGCCGTCGCCGATCGTTTCTCCGTCACCGACCCGGCCCGCGCACAGGGAGCACGCAGGGCTTGGGTCACCGATACGTTCGCCGACGTGAACGGCGTCAGCCACACCATCCGCACCCTCGCCGATCTCGCCTGCCGGCAGGACGAATCGCTGACCGTGGTGACCTGCCTCGCCGATCCGCCGGATGCGGCCTTCCCGGTGAAGAACTTCAAGCCGGTCGGGGCCGTCGATCTCCCGGAATACGAATCGCAGTCCGTCAGCTTTCCGCCGTTCCTCGAATGTCTCGCGTGGTTCGAAGAGCAGCGCTTCGACGAAGTCATCATCTCCACGCCCGGAACGCTGGGCCTGTGCGCCCTGTGGGCCGCGGGCCTGCTCGGCATCCCGGTGCGCGGCATCTACCACACGGACTTCCCCCAGTACGTGCGGAACATGACCGAGGACGACGCGCTGGGCGAGATCACCTGGAAGTACATGCGCTGGTTCTACGGCGGGATGACCGCTGTCTACGCGCCCACGCACCAGTACCGTCGATCCCTGATGGAGGGCGGCTTCGAGGCCGACCGGCTCAAGGTGCTGCCCCGCGGCGTCAATCTGCACGATTTCAACCCGGAACGCCGCGACCCGGATTTCTGGCGGGAATGGGACACCGGCGACCGGTTCACTTTTCTCTACGTGGGACGCGTTTCCAGGGAGAAGAATCTGGATGTCATGCTGGAGGCCTTCCGCATGCTCTGCGACGAGGGCGCGGACGCCGACCTGGCCGTCGTCGGCGACGGCCCCTTCGCCGGGGAACTGCGCCGGCGCTACCATGACTCCCGCATCGTCTTCACCGGCACGCTCACCGGCGACCGGCTCTCCGCCGCCTACGCGAGCGCCGACGCCTTTGTGTTCCCCAGCCGCACCGACACCTTCGGCAACGCCGTGCTCGAAGCCCACGCCTCCGGGCTGCCCGCGATCGTATCCGACTGCGGCGGGCCGCAGGAGATCGTCGGCTCGCACCACTCCGGGATCATTGTCGACACCCACACCCCGGACGCCCTCGCGCAATCCATGCGCACCCTGCTCCGCGATCGCGAGCTTTACGAAACGCTCCGCTCCGGCGCCCTCGCCCGCGCCCGCGACAGCCGGTGGGAACAGGCCCTGAGCCTGCTACTCGAACGGGATGCAGAGAACCCTGCGAAACGGCCGGAATCGAGACCACAGCCGTCCTGCGCGAAATTCGGGTGA